Proteins encoded by one window of Musa acuminata AAA Group cultivar baxijiao chromosome BXJ2-9, Cavendish_Baxijiao_AAA, whole genome shotgun sequence:
- the LOC135623112 gene encoding protein Brevis radix-like 1: MLTCIACSKQLGGGGGGGGGGSPLHDPDDDEATGAGTPGTRQAIKALTSQIKDMALRASGAYRHCKPCSGAAAGGRRRHHHGGYADSEAASESERFHYAYRRAGGSAASTPPPAMGRELQARLKALSSGEREPSVSGRTEASLEAASAFLEDGDEEEPKEWVAQVEPGVLITFLSLPQGGNDLKRIRFSREMFNKWQAQRWWAENYDKVMELYNVQRFNRHAMPLPTPPRSEDESSKEDSPVTPPLSKERLPRNFQRPLIGGGGGGGGMGYSSSDSLEQHPSYRAHGHHHPHHLRHYYDSGGLTSTPKLSSISGAKTETSSMDASVRTSSSPEVDRSGELSASVSNASDLEREWVEEDEPGVYITIRELPGGIRELRRVRFSRERFGEMHARLWWEENRSRIQEQYL; encoded by the exons ATGCTAACGTGCATCGCCTGCTCGAAGCagctcggcggcggcggcggcggtggcggtggtggatCACCGCTCCACGATCCCGACGATGATGAAGCCACCGGGGCCGGCACGCCCGGTACCCGCCAGGCCATCAAAGCCCTTACGTCCCAG ATTAAGGACATGGCGTTGAGGGCGTCGGGGGCGTACCGGCACTGTAAGCCGTGCTCGGGGGCGGCGGCCGGGGGACGACGCCgccaccaccacgggggctacgcgGACTCGGAGGCTGCGTCGGAGTCGGAGCGGTTCCACTACGCGTACCGGCGAGCCGGCGGGAGCGCGGCGTCCACGCCGCCGCCGGCTATGGGCCGAGAGTTGCAGGCGCGGCTCAAGGCACTCTCCAGCGGCGAGAGAGAGCCTTCGGTGAGCGGCCGGACGGAGGCCTCGTTGGAGGCGGCGTCGGCGTTTCTGGAGGACGGCGACGAGGAGGAGCCCAAGGAGTGGGTGGCCCAGGTCGAGCCCGGGGTCCTGATCACCTTCCTCTCGCTCCCCCAGGGAGGCAACGACCTCAAGAGGATCCGTTTCAG CCGAGAGATGTTTAACAAGTGGCAAGCCCAGAGGTGGTGGGCAGAAAACTATGACAAGGTCATGGAGCTCTACAATGTCCAGAGATTCAATCGGCACGCCATGCCTCTTCCCACCCCACCAAGGTCCGAGGATGAG AGCTCGAAGGAGGACAGCCCAGTGACGCCACCTCTCAGCAAAGAGCGGCTCCCTCGCAACTTCCAGAGGCCATtgattggtggtggtggtggtggtggtgggatggGGTACTCATCTTCTGATTCATTAGAGCAACATCCAAGCTACAGAGCCCATGGCCATCACCATCCGCACCATCTGCGCCACTATTATGATTCCGGGGGCCTCACTTCAACCCCAAAGTTGTCAAGCATCAGTGGTGCAAAGACAGAAACATCTTCGATGGATGCTTCAGTGAGGACAAGCTCATCACCTGAGGTGGACCGCTCTGGGGAACTCTCAGCATCAGTTAGCAATGCTAGTGATCTAGAGAGGGAATGGGTGGAAGAGGATGAACCCGGTGTCTACATCACTATTCGCGAATTACCTGGAGGTATCAGGGAACTCCGTCGTGTGAGATTCAG TCGGGAGAGGTTTGGAGAGATGCACGCAAGGTTGTGGTGGGAGGAGAACCGCAGCAGGATACAGGAGCAATATCTTTGA